A window of bacterium genomic DNA:
GTGCCGACATCCAGTGGACCGTAGTGCTCGCGGAAGGCGCCGACATTGACTTGCAAGCGGTCCTTGAAGAGGAAGCTGCCCGTCTCCGCCATGTAGCCACGATTGTCGTAGAAATCATGGAAGTCCAGCTTCAAGAGCCAACCGGACAGGGAGTTCTCTGTCGAGCTGAGCATCCAGCCATCCTGCGTGTCCGTGTAGCGGTGCATGCCGGCGGCGAGGTAGAAACGGCCGTTGTGGAGCAGCTTGCGGCGCAGTTTCAGTTTCCATTCTGGCCGCTTGGTGCCGAAGGCCCAGGCCGCGTAACCGTTCAGATCGACCAGATCCTTGATGCTGACCGGTCTTCGGCCAGATGGCAACGCGAGACCGATCTGCAAGCCCGCCACCCGGTTGAAGGAGAGATGGAGGTCGGTGTCTTCGCTCTCCCAAGTGCGGGTCGTTTCTACCTCCGTTTCACTGCTGGAAGAACTCTCACTGGAAAGGGGAACGGATTCCATGGCGAAGGGCGACGACCCATCCCGCGCCGCCGATTCAAGGAAATCCCGTTGGGAGATGCGGCCGGTGATCTGGGCAGGGTCATGCAACTCGAGCCCGCCTTGCACCACCACCAGATTGCCAAGAACCGCTCCTCCCTCCTCGATCCGGCAATCGCCGAACATCACGGCCACATTGCCCCGCACGGTCCCCCAGACGATGAGCTTGCCGCGGTAGACCGACAAATCACCATCCAGGGTGTCGCCGGCCTGGACGGTGATGTCCTTGAAGAAATGGCTTTGCGCACCATGGGCGATGGGGGCCAGGGCCGCCACCAGTGCAACCAGGAAGACCCGGGTCAATCGCATGCCAACCTCCCGCCTGGACTCCAGGATTTCTGCCCTTAGCGCCCCATCTCTTGCACCTGCATCTGCTCCGTCTCCTCCGACAGGACGCCGTGAGCAAGTTGGCGCAGATCCTGGGCAGGATCCTCGACCATCATCTTGATGAAGGACTGTCGGACCATCTCGTTCTGGCGATCGTCCTGCAGGGCCAAGGCGGCCTCGCGGCGGACCGAGGCCACCGGATCCTGGGTCATGGCGTAGACCAGCACTTGGCAGGACTCCTGCCCTCGGCAGTGCTTCTCCAACAATTGGATCGCCGTCTGTCGCCGCTGGGGGTCGCGGTCGTTGCGGACGATGTAGCTCAAAGTATTCTGGATGTCCCGGTCCGAGGTCTGCCCGTTGATCTCGTAGCTGTTCGTCTCGCGCAGCAGGATGCGCACCTGTTGATCGGCATCCACCGCCAGATCCTGGACATCCAGATGCCTCTGGCGGGGCGGCCGCTGGGAACCGGCCTCGACCACCCCATCCACCCGTTGCAGGAGATCTTCCTGCCCGTCCACCAGGCGGGCCCCGATCTGATCGGTGGGGGCCTGGGGCAGACCCCGCCCCAGTAGAATCCCAATGAAAAGCGCCGCGGCGGCGACCGGAACCCAGCGCAAGCCTGCCGTCAAGACCTGGCTTGGCCACCAGGGGCGCCCATCGCGCCGGAGGGCCGGCGAGGCCCGCAATGCGGCCATCACCTGACCGTGGGCCGCCTCCAGATCAGCTTCGCTGGTGGTGGGAGCAGGCAGCAGCACCAAATCGGCGTCCAGCGATTGCAGCTCCCGCATTTCCTCGCCCGCCTGTGGGTTCTGCCCAAGCCAGAGTTCAAAGGTGCGCCGCCGGGTCGCGTCCAAGGATCCGTCCAGAAAAGCGATCCAATCCTGTTCGCAGGGCTGGAATGGCGCGGTCATTGAACTCCATCCTTAAGTTGAGCGCGAATGTGCCGGATCGCCCGGAAGGCGAGGATCTTGACAGTTCCATCCGGCATGTCGAAGATCTCCGAAATCTCCTTCACCTGCATCCCATGCTGGTAGCGAAGGCAGAAGATCAGTCGCTGCTTTGCGTTCAAGGTTTCAACCGCCCGCCAGATTTTTTGCAGCCGCTCCGTTTTACCCCGATCCTGTTCCCGCCCGTCCCCGTTCAAGCCGTGCACATGGATGGTCCGCTCCAGCCATTCATCATCCTCCTCTCCTCCCTCCAGCGGCGTGGCGTGGAGTTTTTCGCGACGACTCCGCTGGTCATGCCAGGTCAGGCAGCGGTTCACGGCAATGCGATACAGCCAGGTGTAGAAACTGGATTCCAGGCGGAAGCGCTTGATTCCCAAATAGACACGGATGAAGACCTCTTGGAACACATCCGCCGCATCCTCCGGATTCCGGATAAGAGAGCGGATGAGTCCCATGATCCTCCGCTCATAGAGGCGCATCAAGCGCTCAAAGGCGGCGTGGTCCCTTTCCTGGACCAGACGAATCAGTTCCTGTTCATCCATTTCGCAAGT
This region includes:
- a CDS encoding HEAT repeat domain-containing protein; translation: MTAPFQPCEQDWIAFLDGSLDATRRRTFELWLGQNPQAGEEMRELQSLDADLVLLPAPTTSEADLEAAHGQVMAALRASPALRRDGRPWWPSQVLTAGLRWVPVAAAALFIGILLGRGLPQAPTDQIGARLVDGQEDLLQRVDGVVEAGSQRPPRQRHLDVQDLAVDADQQVRILLRETNSYEINGQTSDRDIQNTLSYIVRNDRDPQRRQTAIQLLEKHCRGQESCQVLVYAMTQDPVASVRREAALALQDDRQNEMVRQSFIKMMVEDPAQDLRQLAHGVLSEETEQMQVQEMGR
- a CDS encoding sigma-70 family RNA polymerase sigma factor, which produces MDEQELIRLVQERDHAAFERLMRLYERRIMGLIRSLIRNPEDAADVFQEVFIRVYLGIKRFRLESSFYTWLYRIAVNRCLTWHDQRSRREKLHATPLEGGEEDDEWLERTIHVHGLNGDGREQDRGKTERLQKIWRAVETLNAKQRLIFCLRYQHGMQVKEISEIFDMPDGTVKILAFRAIRHIRAQLKDGVQ